The Streptomyces bacillaris sequence GGCTACAACTTCCTCGTCGACCGCTGCGGCACCATCTACGAGGGCCGGGCGGGCGGTGTGGGGCGGTCGGTGCTCGGCGCCCACACCAAGGGGTTCAACGCGGACACCGTCGGCATCGCGGCCATCGGCAATTTCGGGGCGGGCGCCGAGGTGCCGGAGCCGATGATGGACGCCCTGGTCGAGCTGGCCGCCTGGAAGCTGCGGCCCGGCGTCGATCCGCTCGCCACCGTCGAGCTGGTCTCCACCAACGCCGAGAGCCGCTTCGACGAGGGCCAGGTGGCCCGGCTGAACGTCATCTCGGGCCACCGCGACAGCTTCGAGACCCGCTGCCCGGGCGATGCGCTGTACGGGCTGCTGCCGGAGCTGCGCGAGCGGGTGGCCCGGATGCGCGACTCCACCCCGGGCAACGCGGCGAACTCCCGGCTTCGCCCGTACTTCTGAGGGCCGCCCAGGCCCGGTTACCGCGCCACGAACTGGGTCAGTATCGCCTGCACCTCGTAGATGTCGACGCCCTTGGTGAACGTCTTCTGGAGCGGGGTCGAGCTGCCCGAGATCCAGATCTTCAGCTCCGCGTCCAGGTCGAACGTCCCGGCCGTCTCCACCGCGAAGTGCGTGATGCTGCGGTACGGCACGGAGTGGTACTCGGTCTTCTTGCCGGTGATGCCCTGCTTGTCGACGAGGATCAGCCGACGGTCGGTGAACAGGATCGTGTCGCGGATCAGCAGGAACGCGGCGTGCACCTGCTCGCCCTGGCCGAGGAGCCGCTCGTAGTCCTGCTGGGCGGTGGCCGGGTCGATGGTGTGCGCGTTGCCGAACAGTGCCATGGATGCCCCGTCTCTCGGATCTGTCGCACATGAGTACGCGTACGGCAGTTGTCTGGTTCCCGAGTCCTGGTTCCCGCTGGGCCCCGCGCCATGCTTTCGGGGGACAGGGCGGGTCAGAGCGGGACCACCGTCACCTCGGTCGCCTTCACGCCCGTCCAGACCTCCGTGCCGTCCGCGATGCGCAGGTCGGCCGCCGCCTGCGGGGTGATCTCCGCGACCAGGTCCGGCGCCCGGTCGGAGGTGATGAGGAGGCGGAGGCGGCTGCCGCCCGAGGCGATCTCGCGGACCGTGCCGGGCCAGACGTTGCGGGGGGAGCCGGTGGGCTTCTCGCGGTGTACCGAGACGGCTTCGGGGGCGATGACCGCGAGGGCCTCCGTGCCCGGGGCGAGGGGCTCGGCGACCACGAGCCGGCCGCCGCCCGCCAGGTCCAGGCCGTCGGCGGTGGCCGTGCCGGGCCAGGCGTTGCGGCCGAGCATGCGGGCCACCCAGGGGGAGCGCGGGTGGCGGGTCACCTCGGCGGGCGGCTCGTCCTGGAGGACCCGGCCGTCGTCCAGGACCAGGACCCGGTCGGCCAGCGAGACCGCCTCGACCGGGTCGTGCGTGACGATCAGGCAGACCCCGCCGAAGTCCGCGAGGTGGCGGCGCAGGGTGTGGCGGACATGGGCCCGGGTGGTCTGGTCGAGGGCGGCGAGCGGTTCGTCCAGCAGCAGCAGGCGCGGGCGGGCGGCCAGCGCACGGGCCAGGGCGACCCGCTGGGCCTGGCCCCCGGAGAGCTGGCCGGGCCTGCGGTGGGCCAGGTGGCCGACGCCGAGCCGGTCCAGCCAGGCCTGCGCCTCGCGCCGGGCCTCCGAACGGGGGACGCCATGGGCGCGGAGCCCGTACGCCGTGTTGGACAGGGCGCTCAGGTGCGGGAAGAGCGCCCCGTCCTGGGGGACCCAGGCGACCCCCCGGCGGTGCGGAGGGAGGGCGGTGACGTCGCTGTCGCCCAGGCGCAGTGCGGCGTGGGCGCGGGGGGTGAGGCCGAGGAGGGCACGCAGGAGGGTGGTCTTGCCCGCGCCGTTGGGGCCGACGACCGCGATGGTGGTGCCGGGGTCGGCGGCCAGGGTGAGCCGGGTGAAACCGGTGACGTCGGCGTGCAGGGGCCAGCGCTCCCGGGGGGCCTTCTCCAGGACGTGGCCGGGTGCCTTGCCGAGGGCGTCCCGGGCGGCCTCGTCCCGTACGTACGCGGCTGGTTCCGGCAGGGCGTCCGGTGCGGCGGCGGACGTCGGCTCCTCCGGGCGGGGGGCGGACCGCGCGCGCTGGTGGTCGCCGGGGGTGCCCGTCCACCGGCCGCGCAGCGCGATGAGCACGACCATGGCGATGGCCAGGAGCAGCAGCGAGACCGAGGTGGCGGCCTCCGGCGACTCCTGGAGCAGCAGATAGACCTGGAGCGGCAGGGTCTGCGTGGTGCCGGGGAGGTTCCCGGCGAAGGTGATGGTGGCGCCGAACTCCCCGAGCGCCCGCGCCCAGGTGAGGGCCGCCCCGGCGATCAGCCCGGGGGCCACCATCGGGAGGGTCACGGTGAGGAACACCCGCACCGGCGAGGCTCCCAGCGAAGCGGCCGTCTCCTCGTACCGGGGGCGCAGACCACCGAGCGCGCCCTCCAGCGAGATGACCAGGAACGGCATCGCGACGAACGTCGCCGCCAGCACCGCCCCCGAGGTGTGGAAGGGCAGCGTGATCCCGAACGTGTCCTCCAGCCACGGCCCGAGCAGACCGCGCCGCCCGAACGCCAGCAGCAGCGCCACCCCGCCGACCGTGGGCGGCAGCACCATCGGCAGCAGCACCAGCGAGCGCACGAACGCCTTGCCGGGGAACGGCACCCGGGCCAGCAGCCAGGCCAGCGGCACCCCGAAGAGCAGCGAGAGGCCGAGCGACCAGAGCGAGACGAGGAGGGAGAGGCGGAGCGCCTGGGTGGTCGGCTCGGCGGTGAGGTGCGCGCCGAGGTCGCCCCAGGAGGTACGGGCCAGGATGCCGACGAGCGGCAGCATCAGGAACGCCACGGCCAGCAGCGCGGGCACCGTCAGCAGGAGCGGGGCGCGGACCCCGGGCGTACGGCGGAGTGCCGGTCGTTTCATGGTGACCTCGTGGGGCGGCTGGAGGTGCGGGTGCCCGGCAGGCCCGTCGGACGGTACGGGCCTGCCGGGACGTGGGGCGGTGCGGTTACGGGGCCGCCGGGCCGGGGTGCGGCCCGAGGCGCGGCGGTCGGCCCGGAGCGCAGGTTACGGCTGCTGGAAGCCCGCGCCCTGGAGGATCTTCTGCGCGGCGGGCGTGGAGAGCCAGGCGACGAACGCGGCGGCGGCCTCGCTGTGCTTGGACGCCTTCAGCGTGGCGGCCGGGTAGGAGGCGACGGCGTTCTCCGCGTCCGGGATGTCGATCGCGTCGACCTCGTCGGGGGCGGTCTCGGCGTCCGTCTTGTAGACGAGCCCCGCGTCCGCCTCGCCCAGCTCGACCTTGCTGAGGACCGCGCGGACGTTGGGCTCCTGGGAGACCGGCTTCACCTCGATCTTCTGTGCGTCGAGGATCTGCTTGCTGTAGCGGCCCACCGGCACCTCGGGGGCGGCCAGGACCACCTTGAGCTTGGTGTCGGCCAGGTCCTTGAGGCTGCCGACCTTCTCCGGGTTGCCCTCACCGACGGCGATGACCAGGCGGTTCTTGGCGATGACGGTCGGGGTGCCGGTCTCGGCGGAGAGGCCGTCCATCGTCTTGGTGTCGGCGGTGACCAGGGCGTCGGCGGGGGCGCCCTGCTTGACCTGGGCGGCCAGCTCCTGGGAGCCCGCGAAGGAGAACTTCACCTTCGTGCCCGGGTTCTCCTTCTCGTACGCCGCTCCCGCCTCCTTGAAGACGTCGGTCAGCGAGGCGGCGGCCAGCACGGTCAGCTCGGCGGCCGGGGCGCCGGAGGCGGGCGCGGAGTCGGAGGGCTTGGCGCTGGAGGCGCTGTCCTTCTCCGTGCCGGATCCGTCGTTGCCGCAGGCGGCGAGCGGGACGAGGAGGGCGGCCGTCAGGACGGCGGCGGTACGGCGGCGGGTGAGTAGGAGGGACATGAGGGCGGGGCTCCTTGGCTGCGAGCCCGGTCGGCGGGGTGCCGTCCGGGCAGGGACGAGTTCGCGCGGGGCGCGTGGGCGTGTGGGGGGCGTACGAGAGGTGGTCCGGTGGTGCGGGACCTGCGGGCCCACGGCAGGACGTACGGGCGTACGGGCCTGCGGGCAGCGCTCGGCAGCAGACCCGGTCCCGGCGGTGGGGGCGGCCGGGCGCAAGGGCTCAGGTGCGGTCGATGTGCACGCTGGTCGACTTCACCCGGGCGGTCGCCTGCATGCCGACCTCCAGGCCCAGCTCCTCGACCGCCTCCCGGGTCAGGAGGGAGACGAGCCGGTGCGGGCCCGCCTGGATCTCGACCTGGGCCGCGACATCGCCGAGCTTCACCGCGGTGACGATGCCCGGGAAGGCGTTGCGCGCCGAGGTGTACGGGGTCTCCTCCTCGCCCGCGGCGCCCTGGCCGACCTCGATCGAGAAGGCGGCCAGCGCACGACCGTCGATCAGCCGTCGGCCGGTCTCGTCGCGATGGGTCGCGACCCGGCCGGCGTCCGCCCAGCGTCGGGCGGTGTCGGGGCTGACGCCGAGAAGTCGTGCTGCCTGACCGATTGTGTAGGACTGCATGTACGACACGCTAGGCCAACTGGGCTCGCATTTGTCACCCTTGAGGCGATTATCCATGGCAGATGAGAGGTTCTCGGAGGATCGTACGGAGCCCCCGGATCGGGGTGGTCCGGGGGCTCCTGGGGGCCGTGGCGGGGGTCAGGCGGCCGGGCTCGTCGCCGGCATCTCGCCTTCCGTCTTCGTCACGTCGATCACGGAGAACGTCGCGCCCTGCGGGTCGGAGAGCGCCGCGAACCGGCCGAAGGGGCTGTCCATCGGCCCGTACCGCAGCGCGCCGCCCCGCTCGGTCGTCTTCGCCACGGCCGCGTCGCAGTCCGGGACGGTGAAGTACACGTTCAGGAACGCGGGCATCTCGGGCGGGAAGTCGTCGCCCATCGCCATCCGGCCGAGCACGGTCTGCCCCTGGACGTCGTACATGGTGAAGTCCATCGACTCGTCGTCGAACTTCCGTACCGTGTAGCCGAAGACGGCGGGGAAGAACGTGTCCGCGGCCTTGGGGTCCCGGGTGAAGACCTCGCCCCAGCAGTAGCCGCCGGGTGAGCCCATCTCCGTCTCGAACCCCTCATGCACGTCTGCCTGCCAGACGCCGAAGACCGCGCCGCCGGGGTCGCGGGCCAGCAGCATCGTGCCGAACTCGCCCACCTGCATGGGCTCCATCAGCACCTCGCCGCCGTTGGCGCGGATCTTCTCGCCGGTGGCGGCGGCATCCGGCGAGGCCAGATACAGGCACCACGCGGACGGGGCGTCGGTGCCCGGCATGGGCGGGACCACGGCGGCCGCCGCCTTGCCGTTCGCGTACGCCGTCGTGTAGTCACCGAACTCCGACGAACTCTCGCCGAACGTCCAGCCGAGCACATCACCGTAGAAGCTCTTGGCGCCCTCCAGGTCGGCGAACATGGCGTCCGCCCAACACGGGGTGCCTTCGGGTTGTACAGCCATGGCACTGGCCCTCTTCCGGTCCTGGACCTCTCGTGGTCCTTTGCTGCTGCTCCTTGGCCACCCCCTCTCGTCACGCTAGTCAGCGGTCCGCGTACGCGCGCGCCGGGAGAAGCCGGGCGATTTATGCACTAGTACATATCTGTTGTGTGCTAGTACGTAAAGGGGTTAGGGTCCCGTCATGCCTGCGCTTCCCCCTCGGCCCGTGACCCTGACCGGGCAGTACGTGACCCTCGTCCCGCTGACCACCGGCCATCTCGACGACCTCTTCGAGGCGGGCGGCCGGGACGAGGAGGTGTGGCGCTGGCAGGGCGGTCCGGCGCCGCAGACCCGCGAGGAGCTGCTGACCCGGCTGGAGGGCGTGCTCACCGAGGCCGGGCGCGGTACGTACGTCCCGTTCGCCGTGCTCCACCGCGCGAGCGGGCGGGCCGTCGGCTGGACCACGTACCTGGACATCTCGGTGGACGACGAGCGGCTGGAGATCGGCTGGACCTGGTACGGGCGGGCGTACTGGCGCTCCGAGGTCAACACCGAGACGAAGCTGCTGCTGCTCGGCCACGCCTTCGAGGAGCTGGGCATGGGACGGGTGCAGCTGAAGACCGACCACCGCAACGAGCGCTCCCAGGCGGCGATCGCGCGGCTCGGGGCGGTCCGTGAGGGGGTGCTCCGGCGCCACCGGCGGCGGCCCGACGGGAGCTGGCGGGACAGCGTCTACTTCTCGCTGCTCGCCGACGAGTGGCCGGCCGCGAAGGCCCGGCTCACGGCCCGGCTCGAGGCCGGGCCCACGGAACGCCTCGCTGCGGGCTGAACCGCCACGGCCCGAGCCGGGCCGAACCACGGCAGGCCGGGCCCGGCACGGGCGCGGCAAAAGGCCGGGCACCGCCGTTGGGAGATCCTTTCCCGTGGCTTTGCCCGGCCATTGCCCGCCCGGTTACCCGGCCGGCTTACCGTCAGATGGCTTCTCCGAACTCTCCGCACTCTCGTCGGAATCGGCGTTCGGCGGCGGGCGCCGGATACTGAGCACGATCGAGATCGTCAGGATGACCACGATCACCGCCAGGCTGATCGGCGAGGGAATCTCCGGGATGGAGGTGCTGATCATCTTGTGCGAGGCCTGGAGCAGGAGCTTGACCGCGATGAAGGCCAGAATGATGGCCAGACCCGTGCTCAGGTAGTGGAAGCGGTCCAGCAGCCCCGCCAGCAGGAAGTAGAGCGCCCGCAGCCCGAGGATGGCGAACGCGTTGCTGGTGTAGACGATGAACGCGTCGTCGCTGACCGCCAGCACGGCGGGCACGCTGTCGACGGCGAAGAGCAGGTCGGCCGCCTCGATCGCGGCGACCACCGCGAGCAGCGGTGTGGCGACCCGCTTCCCCTCCTCCTTGATGACGAAGTGCGTTCCCGCGTACTCGTCCCGGACCGGCATGATCTTCCGCAGCATCCGCACCGCGAAACTCTTGCCCGGGTCGAAGCTGTCCTCCTCGCCCTTGAGGATCTTGTAGGCGCTGTAGAACAGGATCGCCGCGAAGAGGAAGAGCACGAAGGTGAA is a genomic window containing:
- a CDS encoding peptidoglycan recognition protein family protein; amino-acid sequence: MWSRRIVLGALLLPLVLLVFRDGPALHEQHRELATGPRPPRGLPQPAVVSRQEWHADEGLVREKPQYTGAAEAVFVHHTGNPNDYDCADAPELIRSVQSDHVEKDGWDDIGYNFLVDRCGTIYEGRAGGVGRSVLGAHTKGFNADTVGIAAIGNFGAGAEVPEPMMDALVELAAWKLRPGVDPLATVELVSTNAESRFDEGQVARLNVISGHRDSFETRCPGDALYGLLPELRERVARMRDSTPGNAANSRLRPYF
- the modA gene encoding molybdate ABC transporter substrate-binding protein — encoded protein: MSLLLTRRRTAAVLTAALLVPLAACGNDGSGTEKDSASSAKPSDSAPASGAPAAELTVLAAASLTDVFKEAGAAYEKENPGTKVKFSFAGSQELAAQVKQGAPADALVTADTKTMDGLSAETGTPTVIAKNRLVIAVGEGNPEKVGSLKDLADTKLKVVLAAPEVPVGRYSKQILDAQKIEVKPVSQEPNVRAVLSKVELGEADAGLVYKTDAETAPDEVDAIDIPDAENAVASYPAATLKASKHSEAAAAFVAWLSTPAAQKILQGAGFQQP
- a CDS encoding GNAT family N-acetyltransferase; translation: MPALPPRPVTLTGQYVTLVPLTTGHLDDLFEAGGRDEEVWRWQGGPAPQTREELLTRLEGVLTEAGRGTYVPFAVLHRASGRAVGWTTYLDISVDDERLEIGWTWYGRAYWRSEVNTETKLLLLGHAFEELGMGRVQLKTDHRNERSQAAIARLGAVREGVLRRHRRRPDGSWRDSVYFSLLADEWPAAKARLTARLEAGPTERLAAG
- a CDS encoding TOBE domain-containing protein, whose amino-acid sequence is MQSYTIGQAARLLGVSPDTARRWADAGRVATHRDETGRRLIDGRALAAFSIEVGQGAAGEEETPYTSARNAFPGIVTAVKLGDVAAQVEIQAGPHRLVSLLTREAVEELGLEVGMQATARVKSTSVHIDRT
- a CDS encoding ABC transporter permease: MKRPALRRTPGVRAPLLLTVPALLAVAFLMLPLVGILARTSWGDLGAHLTAEPTTQALRLSLLVSLWSLGLSLLFGVPLAWLLARVPFPGKAFVRSLVLLPMVLPPTVGGVALLLAFGRRGLLGPWLEDTFGITLPFHTSGAVLAATFVAMPFLVISLEGALGGLRPRYEETAASLGASPVRVFLTVTLPMVAPGLIAGAALTWARALGEFGATITFAGNLPGTTQTLPLQVYLLLQESPEAATSVSLLLLAIAMVVLIALRGRWTGTPGDHQRARSAPRPEEPTSAAAPDALPEPAAYVRDEAARDALGKAPGHVLEKAPRERWPLHADVTGFTRLTLAADPGTTIAVVGPNGAGKTTLLRALLGLTPRAHAALRLGDSDVTALPPHRRGVAWVPQDGALFPHLSALSNTAYGLRAHGVPRSEARREAQAWLDRLGVGHLAHRRPGQLSGGQAQRVALARALAARPRLLLLDEPLAALDQTTRAHVRHTLRRHLADFGGVCLIVTHDPVEAVSLADRVLVLDDGRVLQDEPPAEVTRHPRSPWVARMLGRNAWPGTATADGLDLAGGGRLVVAEPLAPGTEALAVIAPEAVSVHREKPTGSPRNVWPGTVREIASGGSRLRLLITSDRAPDLVAEITPQAAADLRIADGTEVWTGVKATEVTVVPL
- a CDS encoding TerC family protein encodes the protein MDVPVWLWVAFAVTVVVSLTVDLLAHRKAHVIGFKEAAWWSVLWVSLALVFGGVVFFVLGTTAGTEYTTAWLLEKSLSVDNLFVFALIFAYFKVPREYQHRVLFFGVIGALVFRAIFLTAGVAVVNRFTFVLFLFAAILFYSAYKILKGEEDSFDPGKSFAVRMLRKIMPVRDEYAGTHFVIKEEGKRVATPLLAVVAAIEAADLLFAVDSVPAVLAVSDDAFIVYTSNAFAILGLRALYFLLAGLLDRFHYLSTGLAIILAFIAVKLLLQASHKMISTSIPEIPSPISLAVIVVILTISIVLSIRRPPPNADSDESAESSEKPSDGKPAG
- a CDS encoding PH domain-containing protein — translated: MALFGNAHTIDPATAQQDYERLLGQGEQVHAAFLLIRDTILFTDRRLILVDKQGITGKKTEYHSVPYRSITHFAVETAGTFDLDAELKIWISGSSTPLQKTFTKGVDIYEVQAILTQFVAR
- a CDS encoding VOC family protein; the encoded protein is MAVQPEGTPCWADAMFADLEGAKSFYGDVLGWTFGESSSEFGDYTTAYANGKAAAAVVPPMPGTDAPSAWCLYLASPDAAATGEKIRANGGEVLMEPMQVGEFGTMLLARDPGGAVFGVWQADVHEGFETEMGSPGGYCWGEVFTRDPKAADTFFPAVFGYTVRKFDDESMDFTMYDVQGQTVLGRMAMGDDFPPEMPAFLNVYFTVPDCDAAVAKTTERGGALRYGPMDSPFGRFAALSDPQGATFSVIDVTKTEGEMPATSPAA